One stretch of Aerosakkonema funiforme FACHB-1375 DNA includes these proteins:
- a CDS encoding AAA-like domain-containing protein, whose translation MKADPNLAYDYQVGGSLPLDAPTYVTRQADFDFYKHMMAGEFCYVLNSRQMGKSSLRVQMVRRLAANGVVCAVVDLTAIGSQNISPDQWYAGITYTLANSFNLLDKVDLGAWWCDREFLSPVQRLSEFICEILLKEIPQKIAIFVDEIDSVLSLNFKVDDFFALIRSCLEKRNYHPEYKRLTWALLGVATPSELIQDRSRTPFNIGQAIRLTGFQLHECFALAAGLDPKADNPKAVLKEILDWTGGKPFLTQKLCKMAISSLNFIREGEEAEAIENLVKSCIIENWEAQDEPEHLRTIRDRLLGRDPNSSKLLALYQRILLAGEIPANDTPEEMDLRLSGLVVKQQGKLRVYNNIYKLIFNSGWVQQKLAERRPYKADFEAWLVSGRLDESRLLRGEKLQAALAWAADKTLTSQDYDFLNASQKNILFTIKQNNYSRYDENRSTNNDAQFLYDHFLYLVQKESPTKLIERFRKLFIDGMGYPDPEIEAALYRIIAFLGNEQEFINLLNRCCHILINRWQLHSHKQSAIADLVALFKNSSSRFIYLASRSHLVKRLQELLLHFTASEEYQTLQRLAQVVEPTLPLNMAEVNTSLGQLICRYPYLYTHYLLPENNSYEHRQTIREIQRQKQREYELNFAQYMPYLIGRRQINYSASSIQETEISLANPTLLSDGELYSAINEFVGKVEESYTYRDLATVFLTRVARAKSYRAFKADLYEYLIASIETKYGKHQFNDRLYKQLKNTFPENDNQKLDEFLLMRTCSQLFNFLVESPQHSNYYLFIDMISNMGTLRTIGLLLKIVLLSSKVKPHLEKRFSLLFNYYESKTVNEILWLVKSLENLNVALVTNFGGLDLSFIERNLI comes from the coding sequence ATGAAAGCAGACCCGAACTTAGCTTATGATTACCAAGTTGGCGGTAGCTTGCCCCTGGATGCACCTACCTACGTCACCAGACAGGCGGACTTCGATTTCTACAAACACATGATGGCGGGAGAGTTCTGCTACGTCCTCAACTCGCGACAGATGGGCAAATCTAGCTTGCGGGTGCAGATGGTGCGACGCCTTGCAGCAAATGGTGTTGTTTGTGCTGTAGTTGACCTGACAGCGATCGGCAGTCAGAATATCTCTCCCGATCAGTGGTACGCAGGCATTACCTACACCTTGGCAAATAGTTTCAACCTTTTAGATAAAGTCGATCTTGGCGCTTGGTGGTGCGATCGCGAATTTCTCTCTCCCGTTCAACGCTTGAGCGAATTTATCTGCGAAATACTCCTAAAAGAAATTCCTCAAAAAATTGCCATCTTTGTCGATGAAATAGACAGCGTTCTCAGTCTCAATTTCAAAGTAGATGATTTTTTTGCTTTAATTCGTTCCTGTCTTGAAAAGCGTAACTATCATCCCGAATACAAACGCCTGACATGGGCGCTCTTAGGAGTAGCGACTCCTTCAGAATTAATTCAAGATAGAAGTCGCACGCCTTTTAATATCGGTCAAGCGATTCGTCTGACTGGCTTTCAACTGCACGAATGCTTTGCTTTAGCCGCCGGATTAGACCCGAAAGCCGACAATCCCAAGGCAGTGCTTAAAGAAATTTTAGATTGGACGGGTGGCAAACCTTTCCTCACTCAAAAGCTTTGTAAAATGGCGATCTCCTCTTTAAATTTTATTCGTGAAGGTGAGGAAGCAGAGGCGATCGAAAATCTGGTGAAAAGCTGTATAATCGAAAATTGGGAAGCCCAAGACGAACCAGAGCATTTGCGGACGATACGCGATCGCCTCTTGGGGCGCGACCCCAACAGCAGTAAACTTTTAGCTTTATACCAGCGAATTTTGCTCGCAGGGGAAATTCCAGCTAATGACACTCCCGAAGAAATGGATTTGCGCCTGAGTGGTTTGGTAGTCAAACAGCAAGGCAAGTTAAGGGTTTATAATAACATTTACAAGTTAATTTTTAACTCTGGTTGGGTTCAACAAAAATTAGCCGAACGACGACCTTACAAAGCAGATTTTGAAGCTTGGTTAGTTTCAGGTCGTTTAGATGAATCGCGATTGTTGCGAGGAGAAAAATTACAGGCAGCTTTAGCGTGGGCAGCAGATAAAACATTAACTTCTCAGGACTATGATTTTTTGAATGCCAGCCAGAAAAATATCTTATTCACAATTAAACAAAATAATTATTCTAGATATGATGAGAATCGCTCTACAAACAACGATGCTCAATTTTTATACGATCACTTTCTCTACTTAGTACAAAAAGAGTCACCGACGAAGTTAATTGAGCGTTTTCGCAAGTTGTTTATCGACGGGATGGGTTATCCCGATCCGGAAATTGAAGCGGCTCTATACAGAATTATTGCTTTTTTAGGTAACGAACAAGAATTTATCAATTTGCTCAACCGTTGCTGCCATATCCTCATCAATCGTTGGCAGTTGCACTCGCACAAACAAAGTGCGATCGCTGACTTAGTGGCTTTGTTTAAAAATTCTTCTTCCCGTTTTATTTACTTAGCATCTCGTTCTCACTTAGTCAAGCGCTTGCAAGAGTTGCTATTACATTTCACTGCCAGTGAAGAGTATCAAACTCTACAACGTTTGGCACAAGTTGTAGAGCCTACTCTGCCTCTAAATATGGCAGAAGTCAATACTTCTTTAGGTCAATTAATTTGCCGATATCCTTATTTGTATACTCATTATTTGCTACCTGAAAATAACTCTTACGAACACAGACAAACAATTCGAGAAATCCAACGTCAAAAGCAGCGCGAATATGAGTTAAATTTTGCCCAATATATGCCTTATTTGATTGGGCGAAGGCAAATTAATTATTCTGCATCATCAATACAAGAAACAGAAATTTCTCTCGCCAATCCCACTTTACTAAGCGATGGAGAATTGTATTCGGCTATTAATGAATTTGTCGGCAAAGTCGAAGAATCTTACACATACCGAGACTTGGCAACTGTTTTCCTAACTCGTGTAGCGAGGGCGAAATCTTACCGAGCATTTAAAGCCGATCTATACGAATACCTGATTGCTTCTATCGAGACGAAATACGGCAAGCACCAATTTAACGATCGCTTGTACAAGCAATTAAAAAATACATTTCCCGAAAACGATAACCAAAAATTAGATGAATTCTTATTGATGCGGACTTGCAGCCAACTATTCAACTTTTTGGTAGAAAGTCCCCAACACTCCAATTATTATCTTTTTATTGACATGATTTCTAATATGGGCACCCTCCGCACAATCGGTTTGTTGCTCAAAATCGTCTTACTTTCCAGCAAAGTTAAGCCGCATCTAGAAAAGCGCTTTTCGCTTTTGTTTAATTACTATGAATCTAAAACTGTAAATGAAATATTGTGGCTGGTCAAATCTCTGGAAAATTTAAATGTAGCCTTGGTAACCAATTTTGGTGGATTGGATTTGTCTTTTATAGAACGCAATCTTATTTAA
- a CDS encoding AAA-like domain-containing protein, with amino-acid sequence MKLAIANPAEFAKAFASLTDRQYEVLQKVLAGEKDASIAAELHITKDTVRKHIENICKAFGLNDPEEPGSSHRAELISIIAKYRPDLFKEKHQNIKNSTSVLLSSYRGNDPDMMLMTKLDAALKKNGYQVFLATGSLRMARNGLQQIYTALNSCDCLLLLLSPLSASSEMVTEEVRLAKTRYTSTDDRKPIIVPIYINCPFSLLNHDLRGYLQGIPHYEWRSPDDTNIIIQTVLKLLALGEESEQGNFTNYRSPIFNYQFPTQHAATPNYPPQPVAEPELPRGQVELASAFYVERTGIDERCYEAIVKPGSLIRIKAARQMGKTSLMARILHRASQQGYRTVPLSFQLADSKIFTDLDLFLRWFCANVALQLDLPDRLTEYWNSIFGSKVACKSYFERYLLTHDTSPLALGLDEVDVIFRYPELAADFFALLRAWHEEAKNREIWKKLRLVVVHSTEVYVPMDINQSPFNVGLPIELPEFNAQQVRELAFRHGLPWSVFEVEQLMAMVGGHPYLVRLALYHIARKEIAIEQLLETAPTDAGLYSDHLRRHLWHLEQYPDLAAALKKVVDADVPVQLESLQGFKLHSMGLVYLQGNQVTPRCNLYRYYFRVRLS; translated from the coding sequence ATGAAGTTAGCGATCGCAAATCCAGCCGAATTCGCCAAAGCCTTTGCCAGTCTAACCGATAGACAGTATGAAGTATTGCAAAAAGTTCTGGCTGGCGAAAAAGATGCTTCCATCGCCGCCGAACTGCACATCACCAAAGATACAGTCAGAAAACATATTGAAAATATCTGCAAGGCGTTTGGTTTGAACGACCCAGAAGAACCCGGTTCCTCACACCGCGCCGAACTGATTTCTATAATTGCTAAATACAGACCGGATTTATTTAAAGAAAAGCATCAAAATATCAAAAATTCCACATCTGTCTTGCTCAGTTCCTATCGGGGAAACGACCCAGATATGATGCTGATGACTAAGTTAGATGCTGCCTTGAAAAAGAACGGCTACCAAGTTTTTTTGGCTACGGGCAGTTTGCGAATGGCTAGAAACGGGCTACAGCAAATCTATACAGCACTTAATAGTTGCGATTGCTTGCTGCTGCTATTGTCGCCGCTTTCGGCTTCCAGCGAAATGGTGACGGAAGAAGTGAGATTGGCGAAGACAAGGTACACTTCGACAGACGATCGCAAACCGATTATCGTCCCCATTTATATTAACTGTCCTTTCAGTTTGCTCAACCACGACTTGCGCGGTTATCTGCAAGGAATACCCCACTACGAATGGCGATCGCCCGACGATACAAACATCATTATTCAAACCGTTTTAAAGTTATTAGCATTAGGTGAAGAATCCGAACAGGGAAACTTTACCAATTATCGATCGCCAATTTTCAACTATCAATTTCCCACCCAACACGCAGCTACCCCGAATTATCCACCCCAACCAGTTGCAGAACCGGAATTACCCAGAGGACAAGTAGAACTTGCTTCTGCATTTTATGTGGAAAGAACGGGCATTGACGAGCGATGTTACGAAGCGATCGTCAAACCAGGCTCGTTAATTCGCATCAAAGCAGCGCGGCAAATGGGTAAAACCTCCCTAATGGCAAGAATTCTGCATCGTGCATCCCAACAAGGCTACCGTACCGTACCTTTAAGCTTTCAATTAGCCGATAGTAAAATTTTCACAGATTTAGACCTTTTCTTGCGCTGGTTTTGTGCCAACGTTGCTCTACAATTAGATTTACCAGATCGGTTGACCGAGTATTGGAACAGCATTTTTGGCAGCAAAGTCGCCTGCAAATCTTACTTTGAACGCTATTTACTCACCCACGATACCAGCCCTTTAGCCTTGGGTTTAGATGAAGTTGATGTGATATTTAGATATCCCGAATTAGCCGCTGATTTTTTTGCATTATTGCGGGCATGGCACGAAGAAGCTAAAAATCGAGAAATCTGGAAAAAACTGCGTTTGGTAGTAGTTCATTCTACAGAAGTTTATGTGCCGATGGATATCAATCAATCTCCATTTAATGTGGGGTTACCGATAGAATTACCGGAATTTAACGCTCAACAGGTACGAGAACTTGCCTTCAGACACGGATTGCCTTGGAGTGTTTTTGAAGTTGAACAACTAATGGCAATGGTAGGCGGACATCCTTATTTAGTGCGGTTGGCTCTTTATCACATTGCTCGAAAAGAAATTGCGATCGAACAACTTCTCGAAACAGCACCCACCGACGCCGGACTTTACAGCGACCATTTGCGACGCCACTTGTGGCATTTAGAACAATATCCCGACTTAGCAGCCGCTCTCAAAAAAGTAGTCGATGCTGATGTTCCCGTACAATTAGAGTCTCTACAGGGATTTAAGCTGCACAGTATGGGGCTTGTCTATCTGCAAGGCAATCAAGTCACACCGCGCTGCAATTTATACCGTTATTATTTCCGAGTTCGCCTATCCTGA